The stretch of DNA ACATAGATACAATATTGTAGAATGGATATATAGCAATTATACATGCACGTAATTGCGTACAGTACAGGCTTAGTGTGAGATGGTCCATTGGGAGAAACAATAATGAAGAAACATGAACACTAAAATTGTACACAAGAAAGAACAAAGGAATAGCAATAGATCTGAAATACGTGGATGCGCACATGAAGCATTACGAGCGGGAATTCAAGAGGAGGTTTGAGGAAGTGTGGCGTGATCAGAAGAAGCGACGAATCTTCGGATCTCAGAGCGCATCTTATAGATAACATGTCTCAAAGTGCCTCTGTTGTGGGAGCCGAGGAGCTTCGTTTCCTGGTGGTTCATTTCGAGATCCGCCACAAAGATTGGCTTCCTGGAGAGGATCCAAGCCCAGCTCCAGTCCCACCATTTCCTGATAGAGGTGCCGGCATAGTCACTCATTGATGAGAGGGACTTGGATCTGGGAAACGACCAATAGGATGCGCCTCCGCCGCCGGCCACCGTGGAGCCTTGGATCTTGAGAGACAGAGAGGAAAGACGCCGGCGAAGGCCTCCTTCATTTAGGTTAGAGTTAGAGTCGGAACGTGACACCGGAAGCGATGCCTTTCCGGCGCCGAAGAAACTCCGGTTCTCACCTACACCCATGCTTTCAACCACTCTTTGGTTCCCAAGGAAAGCAGAATAAGAAGGTAGAGAGGTAAAATGGAACCTTCGCACCACACAGCTCTACCACAGCCTGTTTTATTCCTTTGGTGGGGTCGGTGAGCATTGGGTCATGTGTTGCTATTttacttcttctcttctttctttctttcttcacttTCCAGTTGTCTCTTCTTATGaggtgtttttattttcaagtcAATACTCACTCACTGGATCCAGATCAGACCAGGGCGGTAAAAATGTTTCATCTCGTTATTATCTACATTTTATTTAgcttaaaagtttttaaaaaaatatattatatatttcataaattttttaagataaattatattataatagattTCATATCTCTgtctatataaataaatatttaacacaaacccatattgtaaatatataaatatgctagaaaaagttaattatttaaattccataataataacattaaatattatattaatacctacctttattttttttactcaacaaatttatttaattcaacTAATTAAAAGATATCTCACTactaagtatatattttttaaaagtattttaaatttgattacgttagtgtataatttaatttaatagttataaaGTTCTCAATTCTTTGAGTTAAATTACACaccctaattttgttttaaaataaatacatgtttCCCTTACTTAGAATAACACTTAGGTCAcctatcatttttaaataaattagatacACAATAAACATTCGCTTAAATTAACGCAGACTTAtgaatagggatggcaacggggcggggcggggacgggtttcgctatcccatacccatccccgcataaaaaattcatccccatccccatacccaaacccaacgggtatcaaactttttttccatccccatccccaccgggtaacgggtataatctcgtacccatacccgtacccgtgttctaactacttcaatattaatttttataaaagaaaaaaaattacagtaaagaaaacataatattatgaaatattcaatattaggaggattttcttcgatgccaaataccttaaaataaattataattgtttacattttatattagaaccaaataaaatttcatgtgaaccaaaacatttgttaaatttacaaactacaacattgatgaacttagttgataaaattaaaaaatatttcaaaaaaatataaaaggaaaacaaatatttaaattaaaatatattttaaatgtttgtttacttcaattttttaaattctaatgaatatcttttttatacactaataaaagttataatatatcacttgatcaaaatgacacaaagaataaataataaacataataataaaaggaaaacaaatattcaaattaaaatatattttaaaagtttgtttacttcaattttttaaattataatgaatctcttttttatacactaataaaagttataatacatcacttgatcaaaatgacacaaagaacaaataataaacataataataaaattttggcatagattttgtatcttttgaacttcaatatatgttggatagtgacaaaaaaatattcatagcaattacattaaatttttatattgtagtaaataaaagttatttatacaattaaagtggaaaaaattacagtatgattaatagtgagttataaaataacaaataattagatagaatatatcgaaatattattctacatgatgaaaataaacaataaataaaaatattaaaagactaacaaatgtgtgttttagaaataatttgagagactatcgaaagaaatcgcacaaaggaaatcaaatgtataattaaggtatgataaaatgaaaaataccttacagaactaattattaaattatgtttgaagtggttaaaattaaatagaaatatcattagtgaccaaaaaatttgtcattaaattacatataaattagtaattaaattggtcactaaatcaagtacagattcgatcattgaatcggtcactaatttagtcattgattcagacaataaatcaactactaccaccaatgacgaaaaatagtgactgatatgggttactgactaaatcagtcaccatttcatgtttttcttgtagtgaattatcatatactattcctaaatatcattatatatatatatatatatatatatatatatatatatatataattttaaccacttcaaacagaatttaaagtgaaaaaattacattatgattaataatgagttataaaataaaaagtaattagatagaatatatcgaaatattattctacatgatgaaaataaaaaaaataaataaaaatattaaaaaactaacaaatgtgtgttttagaaataatttgagagactatcgaaaaaaatcacacaaaggaaatcaaatgtataactaaggtatgataagacgaaaaatatcttagagaattaagaaaacttttcaaatattaacatataattaatggttgaaaaataacgaaaattattttaatgaagtaaaagagttcttcaaattaaacaaaaatta from Vigna unguiculata cultivar IT97K-499-35 chromosome 8, ASM411807v1, whole genome shotgun sequence encodes:
- the LOC114193495 gene encoding uncharacterized protein LOC114193495 gives rise to the protein MGVGENRSFFGAGKASLPVSRSDSNSNLNEGGLRRRLSSLSLKIQGSTVAGGGGASYWSFPRSKSLSSMSDYAGTSIRKWWDWSWAWILSRKPIFVADLEMNHQETKLLGSHNRGTLRHVIYKMRSEIRRFVASSDHATLPQTSS